A segment of the Aythya fuligula isolate bAytFul2 chromosome 27, bAytFul2.pri, whole genome shotgun sequence genome:
agagagcaaaaaatatatttaaaaacctgtatttaaaacatttcctcctgccaggcagccccCTTGAGCACAAACGCTCTCCAGCACTATCAGCAGAGGGGAATTTACCATTTTCTTGGCAATCGAGACCCCGTGAACAAGGCTCAGCTTTGTTGCCCGTTTTTTagggaagaaaaccaaaggTAGAGCCATTTTGACATTCTCTTGGAGAGATTTAGCATCCTGAGTGTTCCCTGAGGTTTAAAGCTACCAACACActgctctgctcacagaagtcATGCTCTGGCTACACAAAAAGTCCATCTTACACGAGTTACTTCAACCATtacaaaatttattaaaaaaaaaaataagtttacaCTCCTGAACGCTTCACTCCAGGTTCAGGGAAAGGGGTACACAAAACAGGGCGGGTTCGGTCTCGTCACAGCGGGTTTCACTGGCTCTACACTCGCTCCAAAGCTTCCAGCATGATGATGCTGTTCCCTCGTATTACCTGCGAAGAGAAGGCGAGAGCAGTGAGGTGACAGTCtaaaatgtggctttttttggGCACAGGAGTTGTGGCTTTTTAAAACGTGGCTTTTTTGGACACAATTGATATAAGTTTGTGCAGTGGTGCAGAGTTTGTTgccccctgcccgcagcacTCACCACCATGCCGATGTTGttctgctgccctccctgcgCCATCTCCACGCACTCGTCGATGACCAGGTTCATGAAGGGATCGAAGCCCCGCAGAATGCCCTGCACGTGGCGGCCGCCGTTCAGCTTCACTGCAAGAAACGCGTTGGGTGTAAAGGGCAGGCAGCGGCTCTCCCCATGAGGGAACTTCTATGTGTTAATTTTTTAGTGTGTGAGGGGAAATTAGAGCATCGCATTGCCATGGGGCCAAAAAAACTCCTTAAAGAAGGAGATGGGATGTGGGTTGGCATTAACGGGGCTCAAGGGGGGTGATATGGGGACACAGCGCGGTGCCAGGACTCACGTGAGAGCTTCTTGTCCATGAACCTGCAATGAAAACAGAGAGGAGGTGAGAGGTGCTGAGGTGtgtggggagggatggggggaagggagaggggctgggggggaaggggggagtcTGAGGGGGAATGGGGAGGGGCCTAGGGGGGAGTataggggaaaagggggggggtctGAGGTTGGAGTATAGGGGAAAGGGGGGTTCTGAGAAAAGGGGGGTCTGAGGGGGCAGTATAGGGGAAGGGGGAGGTCTGAGGAAAAAGGGGAGTGTGACGGGGGATCTGAGGGGGGAGTCCTAAGGGGGTGGGGTCTGGGGGAACGTGGGGTGGGTCCGAGGAGAAACAGGGGTGGTCTGGGGAGGAATCGGGGAAACGGGGGGGGTCTGAGGGGTAAGTCTGGGCGGTGGGGGGGGTCTGAGGAGAAaaggggtcgggggggggggcacggccgcCATGACACCGGGCCGCGGGGCATGCCGGGAGCCCAGCGGGCGGCTCCGTGCCCGCCCCCCGTCAATTTTTCCAtctccccccggccccgcagcccctcccggtgcctcccggtgccccccgtcccgtcccggtCCCGTCCCGGCCCCGCGCTCACTTCTTCAGCTCTGGCGGGTGCGCCTTGCTCATGGCGTCCCCTCAGCGCCGCCGGCCCTCACTCACGCAGCCGCCCGCGCCGCGCTCTGACGTCAGCACGCCGCCCGCCTCGGCCAATCGCGcccgccccccgcgccccccaccAATCGCGCTCGCCCCTCGCCGCCCGCCCCACCCCCCCGCCCTTCGCGCCTTCCCGGCGGCCAATCAGCGGCGGCGGTGGGTGGGGCGGGAGGCGCAGGCGCGCGGCGCAGCCCTGCACGTGGCGCCGCGGCACGTGGCCCTGGGCGCGCGGCGGCACCGCCGGCTGCAAAGGGGGCATTGCACCGGGCATTGCACAGCCGCTGCATTGCACCTTACTGCACCCTGCACTGCACGCACCCTGCATTGCACAGCCGCTGCATTGCACATTCTTGCACCTGCTGCATTGCACGTTATTGCTTCCTGCATTGcacccctgctgctctgcaaccCCACTGTGTTGCATGTTGTTGCACCCTGCGTTGCACCCCTGCTGCATTGCACATTATTGCACCCTTGCTGCATTGCGGTCTGCTGTTACATTTTTTGCACCCGCTGCATTGCATGCCTGCTGCATTGCAAGTTACTGCATCCACTACATTGCACTTTAATGCACCCCTGCATTGCACACACCTGTACAGCACACCCACTGCAAGTTATTGCACCCACTGCATTGCACACACCTGTACAGCACACCCACTGCATTGCACGTTATTGCACCCACTGCATTGCGCACCTGCCCCATTGTGAACTGCCTGCATTGCACACCCACTGCAATGCATGTAACTGCATCCACTGCACAGCATGCACCCTACATAACACACCTACTGCACTGCACACCTGCTGTATTGAACACTAAGGCAGCTGCTGCATTGCACGTACCCTGCATCAGATGTTAATGCATGCCCCCTGCATTGCACGCTACTGCACCAACTGTATTGCACATTATTGCACTCGCCGTACTGCGTTTTATTGCACCTCCCacattgcacacacacacactgctgtcCTGCCCCATGCACACAAACCAATGGTCAGCCTACCCATGTGcaggctgtgctcagcacacacacaggggCCACGCCTCCATTGCACACCTGCACAGGGATCACCCCTCcattgcacacacacacacagacacacacagggGGCACCTTGCACACATGCAACCATCACCAAATGCACCCACTGTGCACACTTTGGGGGCTCACCCTACACCGTACAAAGGCATCACCCGATCCGTTGCACATCTGCACggctccccctgcaccccctgcacggctgctgctgcaggagctccccccccagagggctgcagccccctgagCACCCCCGCGCTCCCCCCGACCCCGCAAGCAGGCCGAGTGTGGCTCCTCGCCTTTAATGAGCGCGCCGCCCCCGGCGCCCCGCTACTGCCGGAGGGCGGCCAGGCTGTCCTTCATCTTCTTGGCCATGGCAGGGATGAGGCGCAGGTGGTCGTCCCCGCAGGCGGCCACGCAGGCGTCGAGCTGGGCGCGCACCCGCGCCTCCGTGCCGCCCGCCTCCAGCGCGTCCTTGGCTTTGTCGTTGCAATGCAGCGTGCAGCGGCTCAGGCGGTCCTGCACGGGGACAAGGGGACACAGAAAGGGGGTCAGCAGGCTCAGGCAGCCCCCCACCGGTGCCGTGCACCCTGCTCCGCACCGTGGTTGTGTTGTTCCTCACCTGGAAGCGCTCCAGCTCGCCGGTGACGATGGCTTGTGCCTGGGCCAGGGGCGCGTGGCACCGCTCGATGCATTGCTGCACCTGCTGCATGGAGGCCGTGCTGTTCTCGCAGCACCGGGCGCTGCACCGGAACATGGCTCCCTGCAAAGAGATGGGGTCAGCAaggtgcagccccccccccccaagggaCACCCCCCACTTTGTGTGAGCGccttgcagcaggcagagcccgcGGTGCTGCTGTGCATGGAGCTGGGTGCGACCCCCTTGGGCACttggggggtgtgggggtgcACTGGGGGGGCACAAAACTTGCAGAgagcatgggggggggggcacaaaccTTGCACAGGGTGGGGAGAGACAGAGAGCTTACACAGGGCATGCACTTGGGGGGCACAAAGGTTGCAGAAGGCATGAGCtgcagagggaggaggggggcacAAAATTTGCACAGGGCATGCTAGGGGGTTGCACAGCCTTGCACAGGGTTGGGGGAGGCAGAAAGCTTACGCAGGGCATACGTTTGGGGTGGGCACAAAGATTGCACCGGGTAAGCAATTGGGGGGCACAAAGGTTGCACAGGGCAGGCACTTGGGGGGTGCAAAGATTGCACAGGGCAAATAACTGGGGGGCACAAAGGTTGCATAGGGCAGGCACTTTGGGGACTCTGGGCTTggactgggaggcactgggctTGTACTGGGGGGCTCTGGGCGTGCAGCAGGCATGCACAGGAGAGCCGAAGAGGTTGcatggggtgggagggggggggcaagAACTGCACGGGCCGGGGGGGCTTTGCTCGAGCAGGGGTAACTCGGAGAGGatgggggggcgcgggggggccTCTGGGGGTACCTGCATGCCGCGGATGCTGtcccgctccagctcctgcaccgCGCTCTCCACCGCCGCCTGCACCcggccctgagcctcctccgCCATGCCCGGGCCGGCCCCGGCAGCACCGCCCCCGGGgcggggggaagaggggaaggggagggaaaaggggaggggagggagagggcgGGGGGAGCCCCGGCACCgccctgcagggatggggaaagggGCGGGGAGAGCCCCGGCGGCAGCCGCTGTGCAATGCTGCAAGGGTGTGCAACGCTGCAAAGGTTCGCAACGCTGCAGCAGCGTGCAACTGTGCGATGATGTGCAATGCTGCAACGACATGCAATGCTGTAATGGTGTGCAGCGCTGCAACAGTATGCAGTGCTATAACCGTGTGCAATGCTGCGACAGTGCAGAATGATGTAATGGCATGCAACGTTGCAGCAGCATGCAACATTGCAACTGTGCATAGCGCTGTAACCATGCACAATGCTGCAAAGCATGCAAtgctgcagcaccttgcagcagTATGACAGTGTGCAACACTGCAACAGCGTGCAGTGCTGTGACGGTGTGTAACGCTGCATGCTGTGCAATGCCACACCGGTGGGTGATGCTGCACACTGTGCAGCACTGTAAGGATGTGTGATGCTGTAACGGTGTGCAATAGTGCACGTCATGCAATGCTGCACACCGTGCAATGCTACAGTGGTGTGCaaggctgcctgctgccccagTGCACTGTGCTGCACGAGATGCAATGCTGCATGCCCGTGcaatgctgtgctgctgcatgcTATGCTGTTTTGCACCCCTGTACCACcatgcagtgctgctctgtCACAGCTTGCACTGCTGTGCCCCCCCCATGCAACGTGCACACCCTGATGCAACACCCAGCCCGTGATGCAATGCCCGTACAGCACCACAGAGCAAGGGCTGGTCTCACCCTCCCTTACTCTCGGTGCTGAGCCTTTACCGAGCCCTTCAACCCCCCCCAGCGCTGCACTGAGCCCCCGCGGCCTCATCCTGCTCCTGGCCTGGTGGCCACATCCCCAGTACGGGGCCACTGCCAGCCCCGGCCCGCCCGCGCCCGGAGCCACCGCTGTGACGGCGTGGGGCAAAAATCCGGAGAATGCATGAGCCAGCAGGAGGCTGCGGGAGCTGGCGGACACGGCGGAGCACCAGCATGCACGCACAACCCCATTTATCCCATCCCGGACCCCAAAATGCAGCCGGGGTCCCGCAGGGCCCCCCCGTTACTTTGTAAGTCCAAGGTGCAAACGTTGCCGTTATTTCCATCGCTGCAGGGTGGTGACGCCGCGTTGCTGCCCCTAAAGAGCTGCAAGCAACTTCCTTCGGGGGCTGCCACCCTGGAGCTtagagcaaaaaagaaaaaccccaaaAGGGACTCAACTCCCCCCAGAAACCAAACCGTGAGCACAACACCAGAGCCCAGGCACAGCCTTCTGAAAAAAGTGTCCTTTATATCACTTAAATAACTCTAATCCAGGTATAttagggggaggggggaagggaaaaaataataacaggaCAGCCGATCACAATAACATATTatagaaatcaaaattaatttaaaccacacaaaataaattaaaacattaaatattaactttCAGTGCAACATATACAGAAGACAGAGTAAccatgactaaaaaaaaaaccaaaaacaaacaaaaaaaacaaaaccaaggaaaaaaaaacaaaaaaacaaaaaagcttcgGGTCGGTTATGATAAAGACTACGGAAAGGATTAACGAGTCGACGGGAGGTTAGAGCACCGGCTCGAGGAGGTTCCCTAGGATTACGGTTTGGTTTTATTCGTCCTAAAAAGAGCAGATCTGTCCCCAAAGGTCCATGCGGCGTTGGGGCTTTGGAGGATTGCCGAGCTGAGGGCTCAGcggcactttttttttccagcaggcAGGCTCGTAGAAAAATAAACCCAGTGACCCGGCGCTCGGCTGGGTTTGGGttctctttttgccttttggttaaaaaagaagagaaaaaaaaaagagcatttgaaggaaaaaacaacaaccagaaACACAAATTAAGCTTTCCAGGGGCCGGTTCCGCAGCAGGCAGGATTTTGGGGCGTTTTCCCCCATTTCCAGCACTCTGGGCTGAAAGCTCTGGCGGTGGGGACGGACGGCAGTAGGAGCTGGATTGTCGAATGGAGcgggaggcactgggaggtactgggaggcactgggagctCCTCCTCTGCCAGCGCCCGCTGCGTCGGTTCCCCCGCTGCCGTCACCTTGGGGAAGGGGGACGTGGGCCCTCCGTGGGGCTTGCTGCCATCCCCCAcggtggggaggaaaaaaaaaaacaggaaaataaaaataaaaaaaaaaggaaaataaagaaaaaagaagaggaaaggggaaaaaaaacagggaaaacgAAGGAAAGAAGCTGTGTTCATCCCCGGCGCGGCGTCCTGGCTCGGCTGCGGCAGCTCTGGCTGCGTCAGACGACtgcaggagaagaagaaggagggagCGGGGTCAGGGGGGGCCCTGCTGTGCCCGCCCAACCCCGGTGCCGTCCCGTACCCGTCTCGGCGTGGCAGCAGGACGCGCCGCCCTTCAGGAGCCCGGCCGGCTTCTCCTGGCCGCAGAGGGGTTCCCGGCAGCACCCGCAGCGCTTCCGCAGccggcagcagctgcaggacaaAAGGGAGGCGGTGATTGAGGTTTGGGGTCCTGCGTCGCACCCCAAATGTCCCCATCGGGAGCCGTGGGGCCCCCCTACTCACTGTATGAGCACGCAGACGGCGATGAGCACGACCGAGGCCACCACGGCCACCACCACCAGGGCGGTGATCGTCTGCTTCTTCTGGTTGGCGGCCACCACGGCCAGGAGGTCGGCGTGCTCGCAGCGCGTCCCCACGTACCCCGAGTGGCACCTGCAGCGGGACGAGGACAGCAGTGTCACCCCTGGGGGGCAGGGACGGGTTCAAGTCCCACCCCTTTGGGGAAATTTCAAGCAGAAACTGTGCGTTCGGGGTGCTTTTTATCCAGCAAAACCCACGCTGAAGTTAGGGGTGGTGTCGGCACCCCGCGGAACGGGGCACGTGCCACCCCGTGGTGCTGCAGCCGGGATTTTGTCACCCCCCTCCCCATAtggcagcacccccagatcgTTCCCGTGGCACCAGCAGGTCCTCGGGATCATCCCTTggtggctctgcagctcctcatcCTCGCTCCAAAGCCAAATTTGTGCTTCGAGGCACTTCTTGGGGGGCTCAGTACCGTTCTCCCCCCTCTCCGAAGCGGCTCTTACACGCACGCCGGCTTGTCCTCCTGCACGAGGAAGCGGCAGGTCCCGTGGAAGCAGAACTGGCTGTGGGAGTCGGGGCACTCATTGAAGTGGGACCgcaccgccgccgccaccggcggacctgcagcagggagaaaaataggatgaaaaatagaaagaaattttaaaaaaaggtattttttgcTATTTCGGTGTGACTGCTGGATGTCTCCGTCCACCAAAATGAGCCCACATCAGTCCTACCCGAGCCCCCCCGTGGGAAATAAGCCTCGCAGGCACTAGA
Coding sequences within it:
- the TGFA gene encoding protransforming growth factor alpha; the encoded protein is MPAAALALGVLVAVCHALENTTSALSGPPVAAAVRSHFNECPDSHSQFCFHGTCRFLVQEDKPACVCHSGYVGTRCEHADLLAVVAANQKKQTITALVVVAVVASVVLIAVCVLIHCCRLRKRCGCCREPLCGQEKPAGLLKGGASCCHAETVV
- the FAM136A gene encoding protein FAM136A gives rise to the protein MAEEAQGRVQAAVESAVQELERDSIRGMQGAMFRCSARCCENSTASMQQVQQCIERCHAPLAQAQAIVTGELERFQDRLSRCTLHCNDKAKDALEAGGTEARVRAQLDACVAACGDDHLRLIPAMAKKMKDSLAALRQ
- the SNRPG gene encoding small nuclear ribonucleoprotein G; protein product: MSKAHPPELKKFMDKKLSLKLNGGRHVQGILRGFDPFMNLVIDECVEMAQGGQQNNIGMVVIRGNSIIMLEALERV